The following nucleotide sequence is from Pseudonocardia sp. C8.
CCTCTGCGGAGTCGCTGCACGGCGGAGACCGTTACACCCGGCCGCAACTCCATTTCCCAGGGGCCGACGTCGCCCGCACGTCCCCGCATGGCCGAGAGTCGTGATTCGCACCAGCCCGTTACATTCACCGCCGCGGATGCGAAGACACCGATGTGAACGCTGAGCCTCGAACAGGCACATCGCCGTCAGCCTCGTTTGTGACGGTAGCTCGCGCAGGCCTGGCCATGCTGTTCGTGGCCCTTGCGGTGACGGGGTGCGGGCCGGACCCGTGCTCGCCCGCCGAGCAGGAGAAGGCACGCAGCAGCGATGCCAGCGCCGTGCTGGACGGCACCCTCTCTCTGAAGGCTGCGTACGACCGCGAGTACGAGCGCCTGCAGACGTGCGGTCAGTGACGCGGCCCGGATGACACACCCATCGCGTCAGCCGGTGGCGCGCCGCTCGATCTCCTCCGAGACCCGCCGCCGCCACGCCTCGTAGGCCGTTCGGTCCGCGGCCAGCCCGATCCCGGCGATGCAGTCCGCGCACAGCCCGGCGATCCGCAGAAGCGTCGGTGCGCTGCAAGACTCGCAGGCGATCAGCTCGGCGAGCATGTCCGCCCGGTCACGCACCTCGATCTCAGCCACGCTGGCCATCCTGGCACCGCAGCGAGCGCAAAACCGCCCGCTACCCGGCGCTCACACCCCGCCAAACAGGTGGTCGCACCACTCTCGCCGCCGGCAGCCAGCTCAGGCCGCGGGTGTTGAGCCAGTGCGCCGCAGCGAACATGCCGCCCGTCTCGGCCGCGTCCAGCAGCTCGGGAGCGACGTCGCGCATCGCCCGCCACGTCTCGGCTGGCAGGGCGATGAGGTCATCGTCGGCCGTGCCGACCTCCTCGTCGGCCAACTCCTGATCAGACCGCTCCGGGGCCAGCCGGTACCGCTCACGGGTGCCGTTCGCCCACGTCAGCGCCTTGCGTCCCTGACTGCCGACCTCCCACTCGGTCCAGAGGTCCAGGTCGTCCCCGTGGCCCTCGTACACCAGGTCATCGAGGATCTGGAACGGGGTCCGGGACCCGTCGCGTCCGCGCTTCCACGGCGCCCCGACGGCCTCCATGGCCACCTTCTGCAGGTACTCGCCAAGCCCGGCCGAGCCCGGGTTGACCACCCGGACGTCCAGGCCACCGCGGTGCTCGACCGCGGAGTAACCGCGACGAGTCACCGCCCGCTCCCACCGCGGCCATAGCGACTCGCCCAGAGCCCGCACCATGTCGGGGCTCATGGGGGTGTCGAAGAAGATCAGCACGTGGGCGTGCGGGTGCCATCCAGCCTCGCCGTAGGTGACCTCTGTCGCCCGGACCCACCCGGTGATCCCGAAGCGTTCCCGCTCGGCTTGGTACGCCTTGCCGCTGGTCACCCGCCCCCAGGCGTAGGTCACCGCATCCCACAGGTCGGCCAGCGCCTGCCCCTTCCGGTGCCGCAGCGTCAACGTCAGTAGTGCCGCCGAGCCGCCCTCGCCGTGCGCGGCCGCGACGACGTGCGCGATCTCCTGCGCTCGGGACGCGCCGATCCGCGGCGCACACGTCGGACACGCATGCGGGGACCCGCACCGGGCGAGACCGGCGTACCCCGCCACCCGCTCACCCGTGGCGCCCGACAGCCGCAGCACCGGACCGCCGTGCTCGGATACACCGACCCGGCAGCACTTCCGCACCCGGTCCAACGTGGACACCTTCCAGAGGAACCTCTTGGCCGTCCACCGGTCTCCCCGGCGTGCCCCCCGTTCGCGCTGGTCACCGCCACGCCTGGCCCGCCGGGAAGGGTTACCCGTGTAGTCCTTACCAAGGGGCGCGCCTCCGGCGCGCCCGCCCCGCGCTCCCGACCTTCGGCCGGGCGCGGGGCGACACGGGTCGGGCGCCGTCGTCGTAGGGGCCGCCTCGCCTGCATCGGCCGCGGATCTACTGCGGGCCGCTCCGCTCGGGGCCTCGCTCCGGGAGGGAGGGAAGTGCCGTCCGGGGTCCCTTCCATCGCGACGGCCCCGGAGGGCAGCACGGCCACCGCGTCGGCCGCAAGCGTGGTCAGTGGGGCCCCGGTCGAGCGGGTCGGTTGCGGCCGTCACGGCGTCCGTGCTGGGCTGGCGCCGCCGACGCGACGGAAGGGACCCCTCGGCACCGGTCATGCGGCGGGGCCGCTCTCCGGTCCGTCTGAGCGGGTCGCTGCGGTCACGGCGTCGCAGTACTGGGCATAGGTGCACAGCGGGGAGCGCAGCCGGGTCAACGGCATCCCGGGCGCGGACAGCAGGGCGATCCCCGGCGTGGCCACGGTGTGCTGGTCGGCCACGGCCGGGGCGGCGCCCGGGTGCAGCAGCTCGACGCTGGCCCTGTTGTCGACCCGGTAGCTCAGTCGGTGGCTGGCCTGTGATCGCTCGTAGGCGCCGATGATCGCGGCCTCGGCCCGCTGGACGATCAGCAGTACGCGCACGCCGGCCTTGCGGCCCTCAGCCAGGAGGCGGGCCAGGGCAGACCGGGCCCGCTTGCCGAGACCCTTGTCTGTCACGTCCAGCAGGCGCAGCAGGCCCGCGTACTCCTCGACGACGACAAACAGGATCGGGACCTCGGTGCCCAACGCGACGGCGTCCCGGCCGGCCGGGATTTCGGTGATCCGGTGGTCCATCTCCCGGACCAGGTGTTCGAACAGGGCGACGTGTGCGGCCGGGTCGGCAGTGCCGAGCACAACGTCACCGTGATCGGGGCGCTTGCTCCACGGGGCCAGCAGCAACCCGGACACGTCGGACCCGGTAACGCGCACGTCCTCGGCAACGGCAAGCTGGGACAGCAGACCGTAGGAGCCGACCGACTTCCCGGAGCCGGTGGACCCGGCCAGAATCAGGTGTGCGCTGGCGCCCAGCGCCACGGAGACGGCCGTACCGTCCTCACCGGTCCCCAACACCAGAGGCTCGAGCGCGGAGCGCACCGGACGACTCAGGGCGCCGTTCTCGGTCATCAGGGGGTCGCAGAGCAAGAGCGTCACCCGGACCCGGCCGGGGCGCACCGACACCACCCGGCAAGCGGCCACGCCCATGCCCTCGGCCAATCGGGGCGCCACCGCAGCGAGATCATCGGGGAGCTGGCCGGGCAGCAGCCGAACGTGCAGGACGATCTCGTCGGTGAGTTCCACCCGCTCGACAACCGGGGCCAGGGTCACCGAGATCCCGGCCCCGTTCGTGATGTCGCGACTGGCCTCGGTGCCCTCCACGGTCTGACGCCACCGGTCCACCAGCACCGTGGTGGCCAGCTCGTGCTCGGTACGACGACGGCGCATCTCACGCCGCCTCGTCCCGGATGCGGGCCAGGTAGGCGTTGATCTCGGCACGGTCCGCGGGCGAGGTGCGTGCACGGGAGCGCCCGACGACGATCTCAGTCCAGACGATGCCGGGCCGGTCTCGCTCGGTGAACACGAGCATGGCCAGCGTCCCGCACACCGCCGCGGCCAACACCAGGGCCGATACGACCGGCCCGACGATCCCGAGCCACCACCACGCCGCGTCCCCGGCGAACCCGAGCACGGCGACCGGGCCGAACACCACGATGCCCAGCCCGACCACCACGACCAGCCAGATCATGACGCCGCCGACCGGTACCGTTCGGCCAGGAACCGGTCCACGTCCTCGACCCGGAACCGCACCGTCCGGCCCGTCAGGGCAATGACCGGGAGCTGGCCGGCCTCGACCAATCGCAGCACGGTCCGCCCGCTGAGCCGCAACCGTGCCGCCACCTCGCGAGTCGTGAGCAGCCGCTCCACCTCCGGCGCGCTCATGACGTCACCAGCACGTCAGCGACACGAAATTGTGCGCCGCAGCGCCGACACTCGTAGTCACCCCGGCCGAGGTCCAACGTGTTGTCCGACAGGCAGGCCGGACACTGCTCCCGGCGAGCGGCGGCGGCCTCATCGACCGTGACGCCCAGGTGCTCGCAGTGCTCGATCACGGCCGCGACGGCGGCCATCCAGGACCCGAACGCCGGCAGGTGTTCGGTCTCGGCGCAGGTACCACAGAGCGTCGCGCACAGCACTCCGACCGGGGTGTCCATCGTCGCCACCGCCAGCTCGTCCCGGGCCCCGCAGGACGCGCACTGCTCGGCCACCGGACACCGAGACGTGTCGTCCAGATTTACACGGCCGGCCATCACGACGCCGCCTGCTCGGACGGCGGGACCGGCTTGGGGCGGCCGGCTGTCCCACTGGCCTCGATCCCGTCCGCGAGCCACGAGAACGCGATCTTGGTGAAGTTTCCGCCCGTGTCGGCCCACGGCTTCACCCGCAGGTTCACGAACCGGACCGGGCGCCACTTCTCGGTGGTCGGCTCGTCATATGAGGACACCCGCACCCCGGCGATCTCGGCCCGATCGGCGTCATCGTCGTCCACGATCACGTCAACCACCCACACGGGTACGCCGTTGTCGTCAACGGCCTGGTTCCCGGTGCGACGCCGGCTGCCGTCGGAGAGTTCGCCGTACTCAGCCCGGGCCGCAGCCTTCCCGGTGCCGATGAACTGGACCTTGGTCGAATCGACCGGAATCTCGCGCATGGTGCCGGCTCCATTCTCTGATGTTCGTTGCGAACTCTTGCAACTCTGACTTCACCGAGGATAGGAGCCTGTCACGACTCTGGCAACACCGCATGACTCTTACGACACTCGCAACCCTGACTACCTGCCACGTTGCCGCAGTAGAGGACGGAACTCGTGCGACCCTTACAGAGTGAGCGAGGAGTCCCGGTTGATCAGGACCGCCGAAGCTGCGAAGGCACTCGGTGTTGATCCGGCCACCCTGAGTCGGTGGGCCAAGGCCGGCATCGTCAAGCCAGCCACGCGCACGGCGGGAGGACA
It contains:
- a CDS encoding protein rep codes for the protein MSTLDRVRKCCRVGVSEHGGPVLRLSGATGERVAGYAGLARCGSPHACPTCAPRIGASRAQEIAHVVAAAHGEGGSAALLTLTLRHRKGQALADLWDAVTYAWGRVTSGKAYQAERERFGITGWVRATEVTYGEAGWHPHAHVLIFFDTPMSPDMVRALGESLWPRWERAVTRRGYSAVEHRGGLDVRVVNPGSAGLGEYLQKVAMEAVGAPWKRGRDGSRTPFQILDDLVYEGHGDDLDLWTEWEVGSQGRKALTWANGTRERYRLAPERSDQELADEEVGTADDDLIALPAETWRAMRDVAPELLDAAETGGMFAAAHWLNTRGLSWLPAARVVRPPVWRGVSAG
- a CDS encoding FtsK/SpoIIIE domain-containing protein, with the protein product MRRRRTEHELATTVLVDRWRQTVEGTEASRDITNGAGISVTLAPVVERVELTDEIVLHVRLLPGQLPDDLAAVAPRLAEGMGVAACRVVSVRPGRVRVTLLLCDPLMTENGALSRPVRSALEPLVLGTGEDGTAVSVALGASAHLILAGSTGSGKSVGSYGLLSQLAVAEDVRVTGSDVSGLLLAPWSKRPDHGDVVLGTADPAAHVALFEHLVREMDHRITEIPAGRDAVALGTEVPILFVVVEEYAGLLRLLDVTDKGLGKRARSALARLLAEGRKAGVRVLLIVQRAEAAIIGAYERSQASHRLSYRVDNRASVELLHPGAAPAVADQHTVATPGIALLSAPGMPLTRLRSPLCTYAQYCDAVTAATRSDGPESGPAA
- a CDS encoding AlpA family transcriptional regulator encodes the protein MSAPEVERLLTTREVAARLRLSGRTVLRLVEAGQLPVIALTGRTVRFRVEDVDRFLAERYRSAAS
- a CDS encoding MerR family DNA-binding transcriptional regulator gives rise to the protein MSEESRLIRTAEAAKALGVDPATLSRWAKAGIVKPATRTAGGQARWDLDDLRRQLDERNAQAEE